The region TGCAACGGCAGCTGAGCAGTTTGGAGGCGACGCTCGGAACCGTTCAGCGACAGCTCGTGGCAAGACGCGTTGCCGAAAGGCCTCAACTGGCGCGGGTGAACGAATCATGGGGAAGCTACTTGCGACGACATACATCTCGGTTCTTCCGGTTTTTCGTACCGAAAGGATAACATTGAAGCTGCGTGTCCGCTTCGTGGTATCCGCATTTAAACGGTCCAACACACAGGGTAAACCAAATAATCAATCATTCTACAAAGTGCATGCAATTGGTGAAGGAATTGTTGTATTGTTGTGTAAATAGGTAGCTTAGAATGAAATAACGATTAATACGAGGGTTCCTTTGATAAAAATTAGTTTTGGGAAACAATACACTATTAGTTGAAATGAATACTCATGAATTCCTcagaaaagcattaaaataaaaaggtTTCATAACTCGTAACGAACGAAtaagcaatcaatcaaccattaATTGATGCTTCTCCTGATAATCTTGAACAGGTACAGCTGATTTCGCCGGCCAGCCGATCCAAAGGGTTGTCAAAAAAATTGACGGGTCAACGTCCAGCAGTAGGCCAAGAGATTAACAACCAAGTGTCAAAAGTACAAAACATTTGCGGATAATCGCGACCGACTGACCCCATTACTGGTTTTGGAGGTGGTTCTGCACTGCAAAAGGGACTTAAGAGCTCTGCTGGTCTGTGCGTCGCTATGTTGGCTGTGCGCCCGATGTGGACGCGGGCCATGTGCCTGCCCGCGCTTAATGGTTCTGTCGCGCAGATCCGTTCGAAGGCCACCCTACCGGTGGTGCAGAAGAATCGACCGGAGAAACTGCCGTACTCACCGTTCGGCACGAAGCAATCGAACTGGGCCGACTGGACGGTGGCCCGGCTTGACGACGTGCTGAACTGGGCTCGCAAGAACTCGATGTTTCCGCTGTCGTTCGGGCTGGCGTGTTGCGCCATCGAGATGATGCACTTTGCCGCCCCGCGCTACGATATGGATCGATTCGGGGTGGTGTTCTTCCCGTCGCCCCGTCACGCTGACGTTATCATCGTGGCCGGTACGCTGACCAATAAGATGGCACCGGCCCTGCGTAAGGTGTACGACCAGATGCCAGAACCACGCTGGGTCATCTCGATGGGCAGCTGCGCCAACGGAGGTGGCTACTACCATTATTCGTACTCGGTTGTACGGGGCTGCGATCGCATCATCCCGGTCGACATCTACGTGCCCGGCTGTCCACCAACCGCCGAAGCACTGCTGTACggtgtgctgcagctgcagaaaAAGGTGAAGCGCATGAAAACTCTGCAGATGTGGTACCGCAAGTAGAGCTGCTGCCGGATGGAACTAAGCACCGGGTCGTCACTAGGTTGGGCGTGCCTGTTGGAGTATTATATCTTTTAGGATGGTGGAGGACTTTAACTTAACGAGAGGGACATTCCTCGATGGAACTTAATAACACAGGGGCGAGGAGCTGGACAGAGATAGCAGAGATGGAGTGCTCATCAATTCCCTCTTTGGCTTTTTCTTTTATATTGGAGCCATGTGCGCATGCGCGTGATTTCTACCGTACACTTGATCACGGTGTTAGCTAGCGACCGGTGCAGCGAATTTTAGCGATTGGGTCAAGTCAAGTCAATAAAAAGTCAAGCTTAAAATTGCCGTTTACACAAATTCATTGCGAGTTTAAACTCACTTTAACGATACCAACCGTCCACTGTGGATTCTGTGGCTTAATTAGCAACttcctttttgcatttttgcttTCCAGTTAAAAGAAAATTAGGCTCGTAGCACGGGAAACGGTTGTCCCAGTGTCTGCCAGACCAGACACAAACTGTTGCCGTGCTCTATCGCCAAAGCCGACTCAATTAATGTGTTTCATCTTAACCGTGggttctccttttttggggtgttgcACGATCGGAACCATTTAGCCCACacgcacgacgacggtgacgacgacgacgacggtcacaCGGACTTTACGAAATCACATTCCGTGGTCTGTGCGAGCATGGTATGGCGATTAAAGTCAATTTCCGCAACGGAGCAATTAGAGTGACTTGGGCCCGTCCACCCAGACGGATTGGACActtttattcaattcatcTATTCTTCACTCCGAAACCACcgacgagaagaaggtggtgggCAACAGTCCGGTCGCAGCGTCCACCTCAAGGTTTGCGCTGATGCCAccgatgaagaggaagaacgTGATCAACAGGATCCCGGTAGCCATCAGAAAGCCAACAACGAGGAAACACAGCGCCAGTACGATGACCGTTACCATGACCACCGCTAGGCGTCCTttacggtgcagcagcagctccagttcGTCGAGCAGATCgaaggaaaccattttccggATGGGCGTCGCAGGCTCCTCGGCAGATGGTCCCGGCCTCGACTCGGCCATTCCTGAAATGTCCGGGATGGTCACTGCAAACACTGAACGGATTCGAGAGGAATTAGCGTGTACACGGTTCGAGAGCGCAGTTCGTACTTGCCTGGTTAGTACAGTTGCTCGTTATCCCGGATGTGGTTGGCCGCCAGAGTCTcgggtcagcagcagcagcaacgggtgCCAACCGTGACACCTCTGctggttcgttcgctcaatgaaagcagcgaaaagcggagaaaaacaaacaaacaaaaagccacACCGTGGCTGGCGTATTAATGCGTGATTAGATTAGAAAAGTCCCGCGTGGTCGCGTGCGCGCACACCAGAGACCACGATGCCAGCGGTGGCCGGTGCCTcgtgcgggtgcgggtgcaGCGAGAGCTACTCTCGAGAGcttcgatttcttttctctcgTCTGGCTAATGAATCTCTTTGCTTTGTACTATCGGCCAATgtgtgtcgtcatcgtctggcAAACACGATGCCGCTGATAAGCCCCATTTTCGACCGAAACCCATCCATCACCACGGTGAcaccaccattcggtggcGCCCAATACCGGTAATCTGCGTGCGCCTCTGATGGCAGCAGTAaattatgctgatgctgcctgcCTTGCACTGCAGTTCGAGTTTTTATCTCACGCTACcaattttaattcaatccTTTCCTTTGCTGTAAGTGAGTGTACAGCTACAGCAACATAGTTAATGTACCaatgtttggaaaacattGGTCTAAGTGTATAGCGACAGTTTAATTGAGTAACGACGAGACGGGGTAACACTGTTTGGGCCCGTTCGTTGCGAACACTCCGCAAACAGGCTGTTGCAGCAATAAGCAACCACCTTGTGACCTTCCCGCCGTTTCGGAACAAATAATCGAAAGGGGATACTCGTTCCCGCGTATGTTTAGGTTCGATAAATAACCAACGGCAAACCGATCGGTGTGTTCTGGCAACGGTAGACAACTTTAAACAGCAGCGACAGAGTGTAGCGGTGTCTGTATCGAATGGCCGGTGGCAACATGCCTTCGCTAAAGGGGACGATACgagcaaaaaaataattacaaACGTgtcactttttttgttttatgcgaTAGTCGGGAGCACCGATCAAACGGAGAGACAATGTCTGCGCGGCGATGAATCATCAAGGAAGGGTAGGAATGGTTTGAGAAACGAGAAATAGTTTCAAGGAAAAatttaaaagcaaaataaagttTGAAACCaggtgttttcttttgtatcATAAGGCGCATGgttcacaaaaaagggatatgTCCGAGAATTTAACAGGGAGAGATATTTGCTTTAGAACGACAAATGTAGCACAGGAATCGTTCTATCGTCGTCATTTTCTTATcatgttttaataaaaactaGAATAATCTCACAGGTGAGCGAGAAGAGCAAAGGAGAGAGATGCTTTGACACATCATACTCATCCTAAtcaggatcgatcgatggatgatgattggaTGATGGGGAATACCCACCCCCCCGTGTTTACTCTTTGTTTTCTCCAGAGAGATTTCCGTCGACGAGGATGGGATTCGAACCCACGCGTGCAGAGCACATCGGATTAGCAGTCCGACGCCTTAACCACTCGGCCACCTCGTCATGAAGGCTCGGAATGCCCATACCTCGCAAGAGCGAAGGGATCGCTGTCTACCTTCACAGCATCCGCAACTGCTGCCAATCGAAGGATCGTTTACGATCGCCTTGaaccctttctttctctccttcatTCTATACTGTCGTGGTGAGCAAGAAGCATTCGTGAGGGCCATCATTTTTACTTTCATAACGAGTGCGAGTCGAGGGAGCGAGTTCGTTCCGGGTAAGATCATTCGATCTTGCTCACGCGTTGGACTGAACTCGCCGTGCAGCGTTCCGTGCACTGCAGACGGGTGCAGTGGGTGTAGCGTTTTAATTGTTggatttattcaataaaatttcacccacgaacggacggacggtgaagCTCGATCAAACTCGATCTCTCTACGGTTGTGGCTTTGGAAGAGACGCTTCGTGAGAGATAAAGTTTTGGAAGAAGACTCGGTTCCTAGACAGACGTGCTATAAACTATTTGTGCTGCATGATCTCTCGCCTCGTTGATGCACTTTATGTAATCCAATTCTAGGGGGAATCTCAATTGAGTTCACTTCACGGCCAGTGATAGCACGATTGTATTATTCCTTGTTTATCTTATCAATTATTGTTTTATCGCTGGTTTCGGGCATCGTTAAAACATGCTTCAAGGATAATTTAGCATATTTAATTCCCTTTAATACCCTTTCAGAACAATCTGTTACAAAAAATGTTGTTACAACTTTATATTCTTATTGCAGGCCCCTTGAGAAACTCAACCCATAAAATCGGTACGGTGTCACCTAAAAAGGATGTACAAAATTGAAGGAAcatccttcgtccttcgtcgaACAGGAAGACGTAATAGCATTAATAGAATCTAGAACAACAGTGTGCCACCGCACAAAAATGGGAACCCCTCGGAAGCGATTCATCACCATCCCGAGGGGGCCCTGTTTACCATCGATAAGAAGAAGACGCACATAAAACACCCAAAAGAACACACACATCCCACCCACTCCCCCATTTTCCGTTCTGGAACCGTTCGTATGCTCCCTTCAAATGTGCCAAAACCTCCTGCTCCCTGCTAAACCTAAAAGCGCCATTGCCGAGCGCCGCTGTCTGACTCAGAACTGCGTCGTAGCCAGAACCATCGTGctaacccaaaaaaaatggacggaAACTTTCCGGTTTTCATTGGCGTATTGGCGACCTTTTTGTTGAAACGGAGGGACAGTTCCTCGCCACTTGAAATGGCGGAAAAATTTAACCGCCTGGCGCCActtcctccccggggggagtttcactttcatctcgCGGCCAGCGACGACATCGGACTCCCTTGACCTGATTACACTGGATGCTCGTGCTAGCCAACGCTAGACTGACCACCGTGAGGGACCAGCAAGGATTCCGGCACAGGCGAGAGTCCTGTTGACTGCACGCCATGCTCGGTCTCACTTTCACTGTTCTATCGCTATCATAAAACAGCTCATCGTTTCAc is a window of Anopheles aquasalis chromosome 2, idAnoAquaMG_Q_19, whole genome shotgun sequence DNA encoding:
- the LOC126570251 gene encoding NADH-quinone oxidoreductase subunit B-like, with product MLAVRPMWTRAMCLPALNGSVAQIRSKATLPVVQKNRPEKLPYSPFGTKQSNWADWTVARLDDVLNWARKNSMFPLSFGLACCAIEMMHFAAPRYDMDRFGVVFFPSPRHADVIIVAGTLTNKMAPALRKVYDQMPEPRWVISMGSCANGGGYYHYSYSVVRGCDRIIPVDIYVPGCPPTAEALLYGVLQLQKKVKRMKTLQMWYRK
- the LOC126570254 gene encoding uncharacterized protein LOC126570254, with product MAESRPGPSAEEPATPIRKMVSFDLLDELELLLHRKGRLAVVMVTVIVLALCFLVVGFLMATGILLITFFLFIGGISANLEVDAATGLLPTTFFSSVVSE